Proteins from one Thermosipho japonicus genomic window:
- a CDS encoding NusG domain II-containing protein, which yields MKTFKKIDIFLILAVILITVFFTLKTTNRENELFLVKLDGKIYTELKTPGVYPVKDKEGKILTIVHYDGENVWVTDSTCPLKICEKTGKIKRGGKIICVPNKIVIESQTQELQTW from the coding sequence ATGAAAACATTTAAGAAAATTGATATTTTCTTGATTCTTGCGGTTATATTAATAACCGTTTTTTTCACTTTAAAAACAACCAATAGAGAAAATGAATTATTTTTGGTAAAATTAGACGGTAAAATATATACTGAACTAAAAACACCTGGAGTCTATCCGGTAAAAGATAAAGAAGGAAAAATATTAACTATAGTTCACTATGATGGTGAAAATGTTTGGGTTACAGATTCAACATGTCCCCTGAAAATTTGTGAAAAAACTGGTAAAATAAAAAGAGGAGGAAAAATAATTTGCGTTCCCAACAAGATAGTAATCGAATCACAAACTCAAGAACTACAAACCTGGTAA
- a CDS encoding Gx transporter family protein, which produces MRSQQDSNRITNSRTTNLVIYSLLISISSVMFVVERFIPYPVPGGKWGFSNFVILYTVVNLGFRAGILVGTLKTIIGSLFSGILFTPPFFMGFFGIISAAAFEWIFSKTKIFSYTTLSIIGMISNNFVQVLVGSFLIKSSAIFSFLPLMIGLGLISAIINAYLAKKMEEIIDENNFGLKIPKKD; this is translated from the coding sequence TTGCGTTCCCAACAAGATAGTAATCGAATCACAAACTCAAGAACTACAAACCTGGTAATCTATTCACTACTTATTTCCATTTCTTCGGTAATGTTTGTTGTTGAACGTTTTATACCATATCCAGTGCCAGGAGGAAAATGGGGGTTTTCAAATTTTGTTATTCTTTACACCGTTGTAAATCTCGGGTTTAGAGCTGGAATTCTTGTAGGAACACTTAAAACAATTATCGGCTCACTCTTTTCAGGAATTTTATTTACACCACCTTTTTTCATGGGCTTTTTTGGAATAATCTCTGCTGCAGCTTTTGAATGGATATTTTCTAAAACAAAGATTTTTAGTTACACAACTTTAAGTATCATTGGTATGATTAGTAATAATTTTGTTCAAGTTTTGGTTGGAAGTTTTTTAATAAAAAGTAGTGCAATTTTTTCTTTTTTACCTTTGATGATAGGATTAGGACTAATTTCGGCAATTATTAATGCATACCTTGCAAAAAAAATGGAGGAAATAATAGATGAAAATAATTTTGGCCTCAAAATCCCCAAGAAGGATTGA
- a CDS encoding Maf family protein — translation MKIILASKSPRRIELLKLLKIDFEVIPSNLDENIKERDPKLLAEKLSYLKAMSIKKDGVVLAADTVVTLNKEIFGKPRDYKEAFRMLKSLSGKWHTVITGVTIKFKDEVITFSEKTNVKFKNLSKGLIEFYINTAKPFDKAGGYGIQELGSVLVEKIEGDYFNIVGLPISKVWDILWDRGIIDASKGEINK, via the coding sequence ATGAAAATAATTTTGGCCTCAAAATCCCCAAGAAGGATTGAGTTATTAAAATTACTAAAAATAGATTTTGAAGTTATACCTTCAAATCTAGATGAAAATATTAAAGAAAGAGACCCTAAACTTTTAGCTGAAAAATTATCATACTTAAAAGCGATGAGTATTAAAAAAGATGGTGTAGTTCTTGCTGCAGATACTGTAGTAACACTCAACAAAGAAATATTTGGAAAACCAAGGGATTATAAAGAAGCCTTTAGAATGCTTAAAAGTCTATCAGGAAAATGGCATACTGTAATTACTGGGGTTACAATTAAATTTAAAGATGAAGTTATAACTTTCTCTGAAAAAACAAATGTAAAATTCAAAAATCTTTCAAAAGGATTAATTGAATTTTATATTAATACTGCAAAACCTTTTGATAAAGCTGGCGGGTATGGAATTCAAGAACTTGGAAGTGTTTTAGTAGAAAAAATTGAAGGTGATTATTTTAATATAGTTGGTCTTCCCATTTCAAAAGTTTGGGATATCTTATGGGATAGGGGGATAATAGATGCTTCCAAGGGAGAAATTAATAAATGA
- the radC gene encoding RadC family protein: MLPREKLINEGVENLSTEELLAILLRTGTKDLDVLKLSKNLFETFDKSLKKISTASIDELCKVKGLGTVKAVTILAAMELSKRYLLEDRKGKFLNSPELIYEHCLDMKHFEQEVVRVISLNSKLHEISTKDITIGLTDTSLAHPREIYREAIKNSASYVVVVHNHPSGDVRPSKEDRELTLKIKKAGEIIGIKLLDHVIIGNGFYSFKHNKLL, encoded by the coding sequence ATGCTTCCAAGGGAGAAATTAATAAATGAAGGTGTTGAAAATCTAAGCACAGAAGAATTACTGGCTATACTTTTAAGAACAGGGACAAAAGACTTAGATGTTTTAAAACTTTCAAAAAATCTTTTTGAAACTTTTGACAAGAGCTTGAAAAAAATAAGTACCGCTTCAATTGATGAGCTGTGTAAGGTAAAAGGCCTTGGAACAGTTAAAGCAGTTACCATACTAGCAGCAATGGAACTTTCAAAAAGATATCTATTGGAAGATAGAAAAGGGAAATTTCTAAATTCCCCAGAGCTTATATACGAGCATTGTCTTGACATGAAGCATTTTGAACAAGAAGTTGTTAGGGTTATATCCTTAAACTCAAAACTACACGAAATCTCTACCAAAGATATAACAATTGGCCTTACAGATACAAGCCTTGCACATCCAAGAGAAATATATCGAGAAGCTATTAAAAACTCTGCTAGCTATGTTGTGGTTGTACACAATCACCCTTCAGGTGATGTTAGGCCTAGCAAAGAAGATAGAGAACTTACTTTAAAAATTAAAAAGGCTGGAGAAATAATTGGAATTAAACTACTTGATCATGTTATAATTGGCAATGGATTTTATAGCTTTAAACATAACAAACTATTGTGA